From Carassius auratus strain Wakin chromosome 33, ASM336829v1, whole genome shotgun sequence, the proteins below share one genomic window:
- the LOC113052735 gene encoding alpha-(1,3)-fucosyltransferase 9-like isoform X1 produces MALKSDQKMSGIKGSWLCRLVVVVTLACVISMSIMFYSFSPSNCPLPFPKPKQNCAKSNIPLSDKAEEKPILLLWTWPENYRFAFNDCKKFYNIDNCQLTDDRALYNDADNVIVYHRNIEWDLSNLPPSPRPPFQRWLWLHLESPTNTKRIPGLENLFNLTLSYRQDADIPVRMRLMTRKKPNEDFIIPKKDKLVCWIVSNDDPSTGVETRNVFYRELRKYIKVTLFGKAYSRFLSYDDYYPTLASCKFYLAFENSIHKDYITEKINGPLAAGTVPVVLGPPRRNYENFVPAESFIHVNDFPDAKSLAKYLLYLDKDEDAYRKYFNWRKHLTPSPHLILQTQEFILAICTACDYTARHRQYKEAHDLYEWYFN; encoded by the exons atggctCTTAAAAGCG atCAGAAGATGTCAGGCATAAAAGGCTCATGGCTGTGCCGTTTGGTTGTAGTAGTGACATTGGCATGTGTCATCTCTATGAGCATCATGTTTTACAGTTTCTCGCCTTCTAACTGTCCACTACCATTTCCTAAACCCAAACAAAACTGTGCAAAGAGCAACATCCCTCTTTCTGATAAAGCAGAGGAGAAACCTATACTTCTCTTATGGACCTGGCCTGAAAATTATAGGTTTGCTTTCAACGACTGCAAAAAGTTTTACAATATTGATAATTGTCAATTGACGGATGATAGAGCTCTCTACAACGATGCAGATAACGTCATCGTTTATCATAGAAACATCGAATGGGATCTCTCCAACCTTCCTCCATCCCCTCGTCCTCCGTTCCAAAGGTGGCTTTGGTTGCATTTGGAATCACCAACCAACACCAAAAGGATTCCAGGTCTGGAAAACCTGTTCAATCTCACGCTCAGCTACAGACAGGATGCTGATATTCCTGTACGGATGCGCTTGATGACCAGGAAGAAACCTAATGAGGATTTCATCATTCCCAAAAAGGATAAACTGGTGTGTTGGATTGTGAGTAACGATGATCCCTCAACAGGTGTTGAAACAAGGAACGTTTTTTACAGGGAACTCCGCAAATACATCAAAGTGACTTTGTTCGGAAAGGCTTATTCAAGGTTTCTGAGTTACGACGACTACTATCCAACCCTGGCCTCCTGCAAGTTTTACCTTGCCTTTGAGAACTCCATCCACAAAGACTACATCACTGAGAAGATCAACGGGCCGCTCGCGGCGGGGACCGTCCCTGTGGTGTTGGGTCCTCCGAGAAGAAACTATGAGAACTTTGTTCCCGCCGAGTCCTTCATTCATGTCAATGACTTCCCAGACGCAAAGTCACTAGCCAAATATCTGCTTTATCTGGACAAGGATGAAGATGCATATCGCAAGTACTTTAACTGGAGGAAACATCTCACTCCAAGTCCTCATTTAATATTACAGACACAAGAGTTTATTCTGGCTATTTGCACTGCGTGTGACTATACCGCACGACACAGACAATATAAAGAAGCTCACGATCTCTATGAGTGGTACTTCAATTGA
- the LOC113052735 gene encoding alpha-(1,3)-fucosyltransferase 9-like isoform X2, with protein sequence MSGIKGSWLCRLVVVVTLACVISMSIMFYSFSPSNCPLPFPKPKQNCAKSNIPLSDKAEEKPILLLWTWPENYRFAFNDCKKFYNIDNCQLTDDRALYNDADNVIVYHRNIEWDLSNLPPSPRPPFQRWLWLHLESPTNTKRIPGLENLFNLTLSYRQDADIPVRMRLMTRKKPNEDFIIPKKDKLVCWIVSNDDPSTGVETRNVFYRELRKYIKVTLFGKAYSRFLSYDDYYPTLASCKFYLAFENSIHKDYITEKINGPLAAGTVPVVLGPPRRNYENFVPAESFIHVNDFPDAKSLAKYLLYLDKDEDAYRKYFNWRKHLTPSPHLILQTQEFILAICTACDYTARHRQYKEAHDLYEWYFN encoded by the coding sequence ATGTCAGGCATAAAAGGCTCATGGCTGTGCCGTTTGGTTGTAGTAGTGACATTGGCATGTGTCATCTCTATGAGCATCATGTTTTACAGTTTCTCGCCTTCTAACTGTCCACTACCATTTCCTAAACCCAAACAAAACTGTGCAAAGAGCAACATCCCTCTTTCTGATAAAGCAGAGGAGAAACCTATACTTCTCTTATGGACCTGGCCTGAAAATTATAGGTTTGCTTTCAACGACTGCAAAAAGTTTTACAATATTGATAATTGTCAATTGACGGATGATAGAGCTCTCTACAACGATGCAGATAACGTCATCGTTTATCATAGAAACATCGAATGGGATCTCTCCAACCTTCCTCCATCCCCTCGTCCTCCGTTCCAAAGGTGGCTTTGGTTGCATTTGGAATCACCAACCAACACCAAAAGGATTCCAGGTCTGGAAAACCTGTTCAATCTCACGCTCAGCTACAGACAGGATGCTGATATTCCTGTACGGATGCGCTTGATGACCAGGAAGAAACCTAATGAGGATTTCATCATTCCCAAAAAGGATAAACTGGTGTGTTGGATTGTGAGTAACGATGATCCCTCAACAGGTGTTGAAACAAGGAACGTTTTTTACAGGGAACTCCGCAAATACATCAAAGTGACTTTGTTCGGAAAGGCTTATTCAAGGTTTCTGAGTTACGACGACTACTATCCAACCCTGGCCTCCTGCAAGTTTTACCTTGCCTTTGAGAACTCCATCCACAAAGACTACATCACTGAGAAGATCAACGGGCCGCTCGCGGCGGGGACCGTCCCTGTGGTGTTGGGTCCTCCGAGAAGAAACTATGAGAACTTTGTTCCCGCCGAGTCCTTCATTCATGTCAATGACTTCCCAGACGCAAAGTCACTAGCCAAATATCTGCTTTATCTGGACAAGGATGAAGATGCATATCGCAAGTACTTTAACTGGAGGAAACATCTCACTCCAAGTCCTCATTTAATATTACAGACACAAGAGTTTATTCTGGCTATTTGCACTGCGTGTGACTATACCGCACGACACAGACAATATAAAGAAGCTCACGATCTCTATGAGTGGTACTTCAATTGA